Genomic segment of Myxococcus stipitatus:
GTAGCGCGACTCCTCCTTCTCCCACGTCGTGCCCTCGAGCTTGTAGGGCACCCACTCCACGAAGAGCGCGGAGTTGTGGTGGCCTTCCTTGTCGCGCAGTGACGGGTCCACCGTGGTGTGGATGTACCACTCGATGGAGGGGAACTCGGACAGCTTGCCCGCATGCGTGTCCCGGTAGGAGCGCTCGAGCGCGCCCAGCACGTCCTCCTCCTGGGGCAGCAGGTGGATGGTGGGGCCGAACTGGCCTCGGTCCTCCGGCAAGCACGTGAAGGTGGGCAGGTTCTTCAGGCACAGGTTCACCTTGAGGGTGGTGCCCGGCACGGCCATCGCGTTCACCTTCGTGCGGTAGTCCGTGGGCAGCGCGCCGGAGTCCACCAGCTTCAGCGTGCGGAACGGGTCGCCGTTGGACACGACGACGTGGGCTTTCAGCTCCTCGCCGTTCTCCAGCACGACGCCCTTCACCACACCCTGGTCCACTCGGACGGAGGTCACCTTCGCGCCGGTGCGGATGGTGGCGCCGTGCTTGCGCGCGACGTTGGCGATGGACTGGGTGACGGTGCCCATGCCGCCGCCCACGATCATCCACGTGCCGCCGCTGCCCGGCAGTCGACACATGTTGTGGACGAGCAGGTTCATCCCCGTGCCCGGCGTGTCATAGCCACCGTCGAGTCCGGAGAAGGCATCCGTCACCGCGTACATCGCCTTCACCAGGTCCGACTTGAAGTTGAAGCGCTCCAGGTACTGGCGCGCGGAGCCTCGGCAGAGGCGGATGAAGTGCTGGTGCAGGGCAGGGCGGATGTAGCGCTCGGCCGTCTCCTCCAGCGAGAGCGGCGGCTTGAGCCACGCGGGGGCCAGGTCGTCGCGCAGCGCGCCCAGCTCCGCGTTCATCGCCTGGTTGGCCTCCCAGTCCTGCTGCGAGAAGAACTCCACGAACTGGCGCTGGAGGTCCTTCTCATCCGAGCCGAACAGCAGGTAGCGCTTGTCGAAGGTGGGGAGGAAGTAGTGCGGGTCCCGCCGCTTGAGCGGCAGGTCGAGCTCCAGCTCGCGCAGCAGCTCCGGCGGCATGAGGCCCAGCAGGTACGCGCCCGTGGACACGCCGAGCCCCGGCGCGCTCTTGAACGGATACTCCGTGCGGCACGCGCCACCGATGACGTCCTTCTCCTCCAGGACGGTGACGGAAAGGCCTCGCTTCGCGAGCAGCGCCGCGGTCACGAGTCCGTTGTGTCCTGCTCCCACCACGATGACGTCGGGCATGTCTTCCTCCTCGGGGAACCGTGTTCCTAGCCGAGCGAGGGCCTGGCGGACAAACGTCACCTGCCTTGCGTGGGGACTCCTGC
This window contains:
- a CDS encoding NAD(P)/FAD-dependent oxidoreductase, with amino-acid sequence MPDVIVVGAGHNGLVTAALLAKRGLSVTVLEEKDVIGGACRTEYPFKSAPGLGVSTGAYLLGLMPPELLRELELDLPLKRRDPHYFLPTFDKRYLLFGSDEKDLQRQFVEFFSQQDWEANQAMNAELGALRDDLAPAWLKPPLSLEETAERYIRPALHQHFIRLCRGSARQYLERFNFKSDLVKAMYAVTDAFSGLDGGYDTPGTGMNLLVHNMCRLPGSGGTWMIVGGGMGTVTQSIANVARKHGATIRTGAKVTSVRVDQGVVKGVVLENGEELKAHVVVSNGDPFRTLKLVDSGALPTDYRTKVNAMAVPGTTLKVNLCLKNLPTFTCLPEDRGQFGPTIHLLPQEEDVLGALERSYRDTHAGKLSEFPSIEWYIHTTVDPSLRDKEGHHNSALFVEWVPYKLEGTTWEKEESRYVQHLLSICDRFAPGTSDQVQEYVALTPPKIESHFGITGGHIHHVDNKLGFTDRLPYETPVQGLYFCSAGCHPAGSVIGAAGHNAAGVVLQALGR